In the Mytilus trossulus isolate FHL-02 chromosome 1, PNRI_Mtr1.1.1.hap1, whole genome shotgun sequence genome, one interval contains:
- the LOC134695183 gene encoding cytochrome b-c1 complex subunit 6, mitochondrial-like isoform X1, producing the protein MTLGENTVALKDPEVEDDAPADDDEEDEPEDIQVTIKESCQQNAECVKYKDALDSCNARVSSRKETEETCYEEVLDYVHCVDHCVAKNLFNKLK; encoded by the exons ATGACCCTTGGAGAAAACACAGTTGCGCTAAAAGACCCTGAGGTAGAG GATGATGCTCCTGCAGATGATGATGAGGAGGATGAACCAGAG GACATTCAAGTAACAATAAAAGAATCCTGCCAGCAGAATGCTGAGTGTGTCAAATATAAAGATGCATTAGATTCTTGTAATGCAAGAGTTAGCAGTCGGAAAGAAACAGAAGAAACATGTTATGAAGAAGTTTTAGATTATGTCCATTGTGTAGATCATTGT gtaGCAAAAAACTTATTCAACAAACTTAAGTAG
- the LOC134695178 gene encoding uncharacterized protein LOC134695178 gives MNLNDAKYAKRKLDFQDQPFHFKTFYLDIKAETVKRKVVRRIRELGGTVEGFLSKDVHLVITDKKNGELERKSNKEVKTIQISNLSRGRALLLKANAQSNKRRSSVGGNDITQNALNLGVKVDQASIFLRDSSKFVHAVKKTKKTNELDGITPLEWTESEKENTCCLKIEDTEQLYKPLIKHFETFPSLFYNEEVASPFVKGVVLTKQTDKIVNRYSTAKKTVTSNKGGFCEACDYWYKCSLREHIKSAKHEKFVKDRTNFDHLDTVINKLPSFSDFFVKLNKVPGKESNMDTEMPLLHVCNELSENQNEKDILDCAMPNLSSCIVETIDVLDSEMPSLHKEFPYDHDDTNTQDSGTGRDIQDGEFCDVSKCDITDKHLIKRTNSDSALPPDEEFPIQNVCCTPSLDYHNDNAVFMDEITHKSTNTLTSVQNVTSNVRKKFSKISLFENNQDISETCDSYSSIKDRLYQENSIVSPQKVEKSFCFSEISSPSSKGTGQSNFKDLVTNWIHEIENSAHIPKQDSCDRKTKNDIYSDISSVATDLTEEYNPQDYHTMIRSTTDKSEVTKEGINSLYGNINIVNENSCSRDSISLISMPETPEIKKTTFSGCKFGILDDSYATPDNTLCASDTSVYSMISECTTSNQRSKGPSSQFTPHSEKSLDCENIGSNSKHVHEPLKIKINLSEIKKNEKKAKRKVKVKRRIFPENPKENYDSFYQMHQQGEMKIKLCKVAKTPVQKNGDLMSYWKVRKSGGCRLVFSSEKRKENDIGNKTGDISSKGAVPSSDSEKRKACHLENDHHDHSEKLRKRRKCIYLQFF, from the exons atgaatttaaatgatgcaAAATATGCCAAAAGAAAGCTGGATTTCCAAGACCAACCGTTTCATTTTAAGACATTTTACTTGGACATCAAGGCGGAAACGGTGAAGAGGAAAGTAGTCAGAAGAATAAGAGAACTCGGTGGAACTGTTGAAGGCTTTCTATCGAAAGATGTACACTTGGTTATCACTGACAAGAAAAATGGAGAGTTGGAAAGAAAATCGAATAAAGAAGTTAAAACAATACAGATCAGTAATCTGAGTAGAG gaAGAGCGTTACTGTTGAAAGCAAATGCACAAAGTAATAAGAGAAGATCATCAGTAGGTGGGAAtgatattacccagaatgcattaaaTCTTGGTGTAAAGGTGGATCAAGCTAGTATTTTTCTTCGAGATTCCAGTAAATTTGTTCATGctgtgaaaaaaacaaagaagaCGAATGAACTTGATGGAATAACACCTTTAGAATGGACAGAAAGTGAAAAAGAAAACACTTGTTGCCTCAAAATTGAAGATACAGAACAGTTGTATAAACCtctgataaaacattttgaaacattcccTTCATTATTTTATAACGAAGAAGTGGCATCACCATTTGTTAAAGGTGTCGTTCTAACAAAACAGACAGATAAAATAGTCAATAGATATTCTACAGCAAAGAAAACTGTGACATCCAATAAAGGAGGTTTCTGTGAGGCATGTGATTATTGGTACAAATGTTCATTAAGGGAACATATCAAAAgtgcaaaacatgaaaagttTGTTAAGGATCGAACAAACTTTGATCACTTAGAcactgttataaataaattacctTCTTTCTCAGATTTCTTTGTCAAATTGAACAAAGTGCCAGGGAAAGAATCAAATATGGATACTGAAATGCCcttgttacatgtatgtaatgaACTTTCAgaaaaccaaaatgaaaaagacatacTAGATTGTGCTATGCCAAATTTGTCATCATGCATTGTTGAAACCATTGATGTTTTAGACAGTGAGATGCCATCACTTCACAAAGAATTTCcatatgaccatgatgacacTAACACACAAGATTCTGGTACTGGTCGAGATATACAAGACGGTGAATTCTGTGATGTTTCCAAGTGTGACATAACtgataaacatttaataaaaagaacaaatagtGATTCTGCTTTACCACCCGATGAAGAGTTTcctatacaaaatgtatgttgtaCACCATCTCTTGACTACCATAATGACAATGCTGTTTTCATGGATGAGATTACTCACAAATCTACCAATACATTAACTTCAGTACAAAATGTTACCTCTAATGTAcgcaagaaattttcaaagatttcttTGTTTGAAAACAATCAAGATATTTCAGAAACCTGTGATAGTTATTCTAGTATCAAAGACAGACTCTATCAAGAAAATAGCATTGTTTCTCCAcaaaaggttgaaaaatcattttgtttctCTGAAATATCATCTCCCTCCTCTAAAGGGACGGGTCAGAGTAATTTTAAAGATTTGGTCACTAACTGGATTCATGAAATAGAAAACTCAGCACATATTCCTAAACAAGACTCTTGTGATCGCAAAACAAAGAATGATATCTATAGTGACATTAGTTCTGTAGCTACAGACTTGACAGAAGAATATAATCCTCAGGACTACCATACTATGATACGGAGTACAACGGACAAAAGTGAGGTGACAAAAGAAGGTATAAATAGTTTATACGGGAATATTAATATTGTCAATGAAAACAGTTGTTCAAGAGATAGTATTTCACTGATATCTATGCCGGAAACCCCTGAAATTAAGAAAACAACTTTTTCAGGATGTAAATTTGGAATCTTGGATGATTCTTATGCAACACCAGATAATACTCTATGTGCAAGTGACACAAGTGTTTATAGTATGATTTCAGAATGCACCACATCCAATCAAAGGTCAAAGGGTCCCTCTTCACAATTTACTCCTCATTCTGAAAAAAGTTTAGATTGTGAAAATATTGGTTCAAATTCAAAACATGTACATGAacccttaaaaataaaaataaatttgagtgAAATCAAGAAAAATGAGAAGAAAGCTAAAAGAAAGGTCAAAGTTAAAAGAAGAATATTTCCTGAAAATCCAAAAGAGAATTACGACTCTTTTTATCAAATGCATCAGCAGGGTGAAATGAAGATCAAGTTGTGTAAAGTTGCTAAAACCCCAGTGCAAAAGAATGGTGACTTGATGTCATATTGGAAAGTTAGAAAAAGTGGTGGAT
- the LOC134695170 gene encoding pyrokinin-1 receptor-like, with product MAHPDLLSCINLFKNGSISSGSLNCSHYRHNGFKDILKFLLKNTSVTRKPKDEDVWQYLEDKMFPSRDGLSIVIPITIIYTIIFLTGLLGNVFTCIVIARNKFMHTATNYYLFNLAVADLLLLCAGLPSELYTIWNLYPWVFGETVCILRALFGELSTYTSILTISAFTVERYVAICHPMKAQKMSSLHRAVRVIFSTWIIASILSIPQTIQYGVVYIQDENNRTIKESAMCTNKKTIKETFLVSSLIFFLFPMTFISILYTLIALAIRRSSMRRSSADSSTREHVRGIDLHVKQQSRARKSVIKMLVAVVVGFFVCWAPFHVERLVTSNIESWSPFLLRVYRILFYSSGVCYFCSCTINPILYSIMSLKFRQALKQTFAKSCCQKIPRQSRKTRRFSYKFVHKNGQTETSYTTVGPLGIIGSCKKKSMQKIVKDKVVEERKLQRTKKASPSPSISGSSLKSTDEMCQEEEIEKVLFQIKCYDSNRNTSQLVVGVC from the exons ATGGCTCATCCAGATTTACTTTCGTGCATTAATCTCTTTAAAAATGGAAGTATTTCATCGGGTAGTCTCAACTGTTCCCACTACAGACATAATGGATTTAAGGACATTCTTAAATTTCTCCTTAAAAATACTTCAGTTACTAGAAAACCAAAAGATGAGGATGTATGGCAATATCTGGAAGACAAAATGTTTCCCAGTCGAGACGGTTTGTCCATAGTTATACCTATTACAATTATATACACTATCATATTTCTAACAGGCCTTTTGGGTAACGTGTTCACATGTATTGTCATAGCTAGAAACAAATTCATGCACACAGcaacaaattattatttattcaatcTTGCTGTGGCAGACCTTTTACTATTATGTGCTGGACTACCATCAGAACTGTATACAATATGGAACTTGTATCCGTGGGTATTTGGTGAAACTGTTTGCATTTTACGAGCTCTATTTGGAGAACTATCAACTTATACTTCCATACTGACAATTTCTGCCTTCACTGTTGAACGTTATGTTGCTATCTGTCACCCAATGAAAGCACAGAAAATGTCCAGTTTACACCGCGCTGTGCGGGTCATTTTCAGCACATGGATCATAGCATCAATATTATCTATTCCACAGACTATTCAGTATGGAGTTGTatatattcaggacgagaacaacaGGACTATAAAAGAATCAGCAATGTGTACTAACAAAAAGACGATCAAAGAAACCTTTCTTGTTTCGTCTCTGATATTTTTCCTATTTCCAATGACTTTCATCAGTATATTATATACTTTGATTGCTTTGGCTATTCGGAGGTCATCTATGCGTCGATCCTCAGCAGATTCATCAACTAGAGAACATGTTAGGGGAATTGATCTTCATGTCAAACAGCAATCAAGGGCCAGAAAATCTGTTATAAAGATGTTAG TGGCAGTAGTTGTTGGATTTTTCGTCTGCTGGGCACCTTTTCATGTTGAACGTTTGGTGACATCAAACATAGAATCGTGGTCGCCATTTTTATTAAGAGTCTATAGGATACTCTTTTATTCATCCGGTGTCTGCTACTTCTGTAGTTGTACAATCAATCCTATATTATATAGTATCATGTCGTTAAAATTCAGACAAGCCTTAAAACAGACGTTTGCCAAATCATGTTGTCAGAAGATTCCAAGACAAAGCCGAAAGACACGACGTTTTTCTTACAAATTTGTACATAAAAATGGACAAACAGAAACTAGTTATACAACTGTTGGCCCATTAGGAATTATAGGAAGTTGTAAGAAAAAATCAAtgcaaaaaattgtaaaagacaAAGTTGTAGAAGAAAGGAAACTTCAACGTACGAAAAAGGCAAGCCCTTCGCCGTCAATTAGCGGAAGTAGTTTAAAATCTACGGATGAAATGTGTCAAGAAGAAGAAATAGAgaaagttttatttcaaattaagtgCTATGACAGCAACCGTAACACATCTCAGCTAGTTGTAGGTGTTTGTTAG
- the LOC134695183 gene encoding cytochrome b-c1 complex subunit 6, mitochondrial-like isoform X2 translates to MTLGENTVALKDPEDDAPADDDEEDEPEDIQVTIKESCQQNAECVKYKDALDSCNARVSSRKETEETCYEEVLDYVHCVDHCVAKNLFNKLK, encoded by the exons ATGACCCTTGGAGAAAACACAGTTGCGCTAAAAGACCCTGAG GATGATGCTCCTGCAGATGATGATGAGGAGGATGAACCAGAG GACATTCAAGTAACAATAAAAGAATCCTGCCAGCAGAATGCTGAGTGTGTCAAATATAAAGATGCATTAGATTCTTGTAATGCAAGAGTTAGCAGTCGGAAAGAAACAGAAGAAACATGTTATGAAGAAGTTTTAGATTATGTCCATTGTGTAGATCATTGT gtaGCAAAAAACTTATTCAACAAACTTAAGTAG